A portion of the Diprion similis isolate iyDipSimi1 chromosome 4, iyDipSimi1.1, whole genome shotgun sequence genome contains these proteins:
- the LOC124405816 gene encoding NADH dehydrogenase [ubiquinone] 1 alpha subcomplex subunit 6, whose translation MASAVRTVRRQVRPILSIDQPEARSRVLNLYKAWYRQIPFIVLDYHIPKSEKQCRQKLREEFMKNANVKDIRAIDLLVIKGQMELKETVEIWKQKGTLMNYFKETEEKKPTDFLSKFLSGQD comes from the exons ATGGCCTCCGCTGTAAGGACTGTCCGTCGCCAAGTGCGACCAATTTTATCTATTGATCAACCCGAAGCACGATCGAGAGTTCTTAACTTGTACAAAGCATGGTACCGCCAAATCCCATTTATTG tTCTGGATTACCATATCCCGAAGTCGGAGAAACAGTGCAGACAGAAACTTCGCGAGGAATTCATGAAGAATGCTAATGTGAAAGACATCAGAGCCATAGATCTGCTTGTTATCAAA GGTCAAATGGAACTAAAGGAAACTGTGGAGATTTGGAAGCAGAAAGGAACGCTCATGAACTACTTCAAGGaaacggaggaaaagaaacccACAGATTTTCTgtctaaatttttatctggGCAGGATTAG